The Branchiostoma lanceolatum isolate klBraLanc5 chromosome 7, klBraLanc5.hap2, whole genome shotgun sequence nucleotide sequence cagccgcttccatcaaattggcTAGATGTGAATCTtcttttgtacatcatttctcaTGCCTGTTAAGGGAGAATTCCCACTAtagagtttgaaaagaaatacaagtttcgccGCGACTGACAATAGGACACAGACAAGCTGTGACGTTTCCGTCTAGGTCCGTACCATTGTTACTTcacgccagcttgacaagacggtggtttcatttgcacgtctaACGCAGACAAGGTAATCcagcatgtccgctccagcatcgtcccccaagaaggccaGGAAGCCAACGGCACCCAAGggccctgcggctcacccgcccaccactgttATGGTTACGGCGGctgtggaagcgctcaaggaccgtaccggttcttctctgttggccatcaagaagtacattgctggtaactacaagttcgacgtggagaagaaagcgcacttcgtcaagcgcgccctgaaatccttggtggagaagggtaccctcatccaggtcaaaggaactggggcgtcgggatccttcaagatcaacgtggcagccaagaaagccgccgagaaggccgcaaagaaagccgtcaagaagccggtcaagaaacctgtggctaagaaagccgcaaaacccaagaccaccaagcccaaaaagccaaaggctaagaaggctaccacccccaagaagaccaagaaaccgactaccaagaagaccaagaaatctccggccaagaaacccgcTGCCAAGAAATCCACAAAAAAGACTCCGGCAAAGAAGATTGCAAAGAAGGCggcgcctgccaagaaagcgtccaagcccaagaagaagtgatgacctgaccgtcgaagtttctgcgaaccccggcccttttcagggccacccacatccttacaaaagaactatgtcaatcatataagtgatacataaaatagaatgaaagcacccccccccccccccacacacacacaccgtgacacaaacacgcgtagagcacatgtataacaacacacacatgttgGAAGGGAAGGATGGGTGAACGAACATACGTACAGAAGCACACACCCAGGTGAACGGACTGATGTTAATTTCTCGccggaaatcaattaatcaatcgacaACTTTATTGAGTACAAAGATGATGTTTCGTTACCACTGTCCGTCTATCCGCACCAAAGtgtgtacaaacatacaaaaatacacttgtAGCCCATAGTAATTCTGTTGTAGCGCTCAAGATatccttgcaacatttcctctgtgacccccaaaagtgccgagcttgccgctgaatatcggatcctggagacatgaaaactgaccaatcacgaggCCAGATTTGGGTaagacaaccaatcagacggcagggcaccggccaattgaaaacctcggggcatctaattagcggttgttataaattcactctccacagtctgccgactagtcttatcgtcctgcacttcagcgtagacaaactccgtccgacatggcacgtaccaagcagaccgcccgtaagtccaccggtggcaaggcccccaggaagcagttggcaaccaaggccgctcgcaagagcgcaccggctaccggtggcgtcaagaagcctcaccgctacaggcccggcaccgtcgccctgagggagatccgccgctaccagaagtcgacggagctgctcatccgcaagctgcccttccagcgcctggtgcgggaaatcgcccaagacttcaagacggacctgcgcttccagagctcagcggtcatggctctgcaggaagcaagcgaggcctacctggtcggtctgttcgaggacaccaacctgtgcgctatccatgccaagcgcgttaccatcatgcccaaggacatccaactcGCCCGCCGCATCAGAGGGGAGCGCGCATAAGCTTGATCGGAGCAAGATCAACATtaacaccggcccttttcagggccactgacatatcccagaaagatctacatcgttcacatttctttaaacagaccccCCTTTTCCAAGACACGGTTTAACAATTAAACTGCAGAGTTACACGGTTACACAACCATCATCACTCGTTCTGcccccttccttccatccaacCTCAGCGCTCATGgctgcaaacacatacatacatacatacatacatacataccccccccccccatgaaactTGACACGTATAGTCGTGTGTATTGCGCGTGCCGCACACGTGCCGGACGGTCTATTTACCCGGTTacccaaatgttgtacaatatGTCAGCGAGCATGACACGGCCCACACGGACAGATGAAGAAGGAAGTGATATTGCGCTCATTTCTCGTATCATTTCTCCGATCTCTTCTTGCTCTCGCACTTGATGTGTAACGTTGTCTTAGCTATCAAGGTATGGGGTATGCAACGTGATTGTATTACTAATAATAATGTAAACGTTGTCTAGTCTTTGTCTAATATAAGCAGATGCAGTGTGTgtaagagatacaaatgtattaaagtctttttttttcatttcaccatGAATAGTTAGTCGTATGTATGAAGCAAGTGTGAAGATGATACAGTTCCTTtgaaaggatgtgggtggccctgaaaagggcctgggtttaggtacacgtctggaatctactgagccttgccggtcttcttgggcagaagcacagcgtggatgtttgggagaacaccgccctgggcaatggtgacgcccgacatcagcttgttcaactcctcgtcgttgcggacggccagttgaaggtgacgggggatgattctagtcttcttgttgtcacgggcagcgttaccAGCCAGCTCCAGAATCTCGGCCGTCAAGTACTCAAGCACCGCCGCCAGAT carries:
- the LOC136438221 gene encoding histone H1-like — translated: MSAPASSPKKARKPTAPKGPAAHPPTTVMVTAAVEALKDRTGSSLLAIKKYIAGNYKFDVEKKAHFVKRALKSLVEKGTLIQVKGTGASGSFKINVAAKKAAEKAAKKAVKKPVKKPVAKKAAKPKTTKPKKPKAKKATTPKKTKKPTTKKTKKSPAKKPAAKKSTKKTPAKKIAKKAAPAKKASKPKKK
- the LOC136438224 gene encoding histone H2A-like, with the translated sequence MSGRGKGGKARAKAKSRSSRAGLQFPVGRVHRFLRKGNYAQRVGAGAPVYLAAVLEYLTAEILELAGNAARDNKKTRIIPRHLQLAVRNDEELNKLMSGVTIAQGGVLPNIHAVLLPKKTGKAQ